A DNA window from Etheostoma spectabile isolate EspeVRDwgs_2016 chromosome 22, UIUC_Espe_1.0, whole genome shotgun sequence contains the following coding sequences:
- the itgb1a gene encoding integrin beta-1a isoform X1, whose amino-acid sequence MDLKLLLISTLLGVFCYSHAQKEGNECINANAKYCGECIQAGAKCGWCKDPNFLKQGETVSTRCDELQSLIKRGCSDAMIENPHGEQKTLKNKTVTHRKKGAEKLRPEDITQIQPQKLSLTLRSGEPQTFNLKFKRAEDYPIDLYYLMDLSYSMKDDLENVKNLGTSLMLEMSKITSDFRIGFGSFVEKTVMPYISTTPAKLLNPCTGDQNCTSPFSYKNVLKLTSDGKRFNTLVGQQHISGNLDSPEGGFDAIMQVAVCGNHIGWRNVTRLLVFSTDAGFHFAGDGKLGGIVLPNDGKCHLENNVYTMSHYYDYPSIAHLVQKLSDNNIQTIFAVTEEFQPVYQELKNLIPKSAVGTLSANSSNVINLIIDAYNSLSSEVILENSKLPEGVTIAYTSRCKNGVVSEGESGRKCSNISIGDEVMFSISVTSKGCPKQGKPEIIKIKPLGFTEEVEITLNFICECECHKDGIKNSQLCHFGNGTYECGACKCNEGRVGRQCECSSNDVATEDMDRTCRKDNGTDICSNNGDCVCGTCECKKRDNPEERYSGQFCECDNFNCDRSGNKLCGGHGRCECRVCICDTMWTGSACDCSLDNSTCMASNKQICNGRGTCECGTCKCTDPKFQGPTCETCPTCPGVCTEHKECVQCRAFGTGEKKDTCERDCSYFNLIKVKDRDKLPQPNDASYPVMHCKERDANDCWFYYTYAVNNNTEKEVHVVDTLDCPAGPDIIPIVAGVVAGIVLIGLALLLIWKLLMIIHDRREFAKFEKEKMNAKWDTQENPIYKSPINQFQNPSYGRKAAVL is encoded by the exons atGGACTTGAAGCTGCTCTTGATATCCACATTGTTAGGAGTTTTTTGTTACAGTCATGCTCAGAAAG AGGGGAACGAGTGCATCAATGCCAATGCCAAATACTGCGGGGAGTGCATCCAGGCGGGAGCCAAATGTGGCTGGTGTAAAGACCCG AACTTCCTGAAACAGGGTGAGACTGTGTCGACCCGTTGTGACGAGCTGCAGTCTTTGATAAAAAGGGGCTGTAGTGATGCAATGATTGAGAACCCCCACGGGGAACAGAAGACCCTCAAGAACAAAACAGTGACACATCGCAAAAAGGGAGCAGAGAAACTGAGGCCAGAGGACATCACGCAGATCCAGCCCCAGAAACTCAGCCTCACCCTCCGATCTG GTGAGCCTCAAACTTTCAACCTAAAGTTCAAACGAGCGGAAGATTATCCCATCGACCTGTACTACTTGATGGATCTGTCCTACTCCATGAAGGACGATCTGGAGAACGTCAAGAACCTGGGAACAAGTCTAATGCTGGAGATGTCAAAGATCACCTCTGACTTCAGGATAG GTTTTGGTTCCTTTGTGGAAAAGACAGTCATGCCATACATCAGCACCACCCCGGCCAAGCTGCTGAACCCATGCACCGGCGACCAGAACTGCACCAGCCCGTTCAGCTACAAGAACGTGCTGAAGCTGACCAGCGATGGCAAGAGGTTCAACACCCTGGTGGGCCAGCAGCACATCTCCGGAAACCTGGACTCTCCTGAAGGGGGGTTTGATGCCATCATGCAAGTGGCTGTGTGTGGG AATCATATTGGTTGGAGGAATGTGACCCGTCTGCTTGTGTTTTCCACTGATGCTGGCTTCCACTTTGCCGGCGATGGCAAACTGGGTGGCATCGTTCTGCCCAATGATGGAAAATGTCACTTGGAGAACAATGTGTATACCATGAGCCACTACTAT GATTATCCCTCCATTGCCCACCTGGTTCAGAAGCTGAGCGACAACAACATTCAGACTATCTTTGCAGTCACAGAGGAGTTCCAGCCCGTTTACCAA gAGCTGAAAAATCTGATACCAAAGTCTGCAGTGGGAACTCTGTCTGCCAACTCAAGCAATGTGATCAACCTTATTATAGACGCTTACAAT TCTCTCTCGTCTGAGGTTATTTTGGAAAACAGCAAGCTTCCAGAGGGAGTGACCATAGCTTACACGTCCCGCTGTAAGAACGGAGTGGTTAGTGAGGGCGAAAGTGGACGCAAATGCTCCAACATCTCCATCGGAGATGAG GTCATGTTTAGCATCAGTGTGACATCTAAGGGCTGTCCGAAACAAGGCAAGCCGGAGATCATCAAGATAAAGCCCCTGGGATTCACGGAGGAGGTGGAGATCACCCTCAACTTCATTTGTGAGTGTGAATGCCACAAGGACGGTATCAAGAACAGTCAACTCTGCCACTTTGGTAACGGGACTTACGAATGTGGTGCCTGCAA GTGTAATGAAGGACGCGTGGGCAGACAGTGTGAATGCAGCAGTAACGATGTAGCCACAGAGGACATGGACAGGACCTGCCGCAAAGACAATGGCACCGACATCTGCAGCAACAACGGAGACTGCGTGTGCGGCACATGTGAGTGCAAGAAAAGGGACAACCCTGAGGAGAGGTACAGCGGCCAGTTCTGCGAGTGTGACAACTTCAACTGTGACCGCTCTGGAAACAAACTGTGTGGAG GTCATGGCCGCTGTGAGTGCAGAGTGTGTATCTGTGACACCATGTGGACCGGAAGTGCCTGTGATTGCTCTCTGGACAACAGCACATGTATGGCCAGCAACAAGCAGATCTGTAACGGCCGAGGAACATGTGAATGTGGCACTTGCAAGTGCACTGACCCCAAATTCCAGGGTCCCACCTGTGAAACTTGCCCTACCTGTCCAGGAGTATGTACTGAACACAA AGAGTGCGTCCAGTGCCGGGCATTCGGCACCGGTGAGAAGAAGGACACATGTGAGAGAGACTGCAGCTACTTCAACCTGATTAAAGTGAAGGACAGGGACAAGCTGCCCCAGCCCAACGACGCCTCTTACCCCGTGATGCACTGCAAGGAGAGGGACGCCAACGACTGCTGGTTCTACTACACCTACGCTGTCAACAACAACACGGAGAAGGAGGTCCATGTGGTGGACACGCTGG ACTGCCCCGCCGGTCCTGACATCATCCCCATTGTGGCAGGCGTGGTCGCCGGCATCGTCCTGATTGGCTTAGCCCTGCTGCTCATCTGGAAGCTGCTGATGATCATCCATGACAGAAGAGAATTCGCCAAGTTCGAGAAGGAGAAGATGAACGCCAAATGGGATACG CAAGAAAACCCTATATACAAGAGTCCTATCAATCAGTTCCAGAATCCAAGCTATGGACGTAAAGCTGCTGTCCTTTAA
- the itgb1a gene encoding integrin beta-1a isoform X2 yields the protein MDLKLLLISTLLGVFCYSHAQKEGNECINANAKYCGECIQAGAKCGWCKDPNFLKQGETVSTRCDELQSLIKRGCSDAMIENPHGEQKTLKNKTVTHRKKGAEKLRPEDITQIQPQKLSLTLRSGEPQTFNLKFKRAEDYPIDLYYLMDLSYSMKDDLENVKNLGTSLMLEMSKITSDFRIGFGSFVEKTVMPYISTTPAKLLNPCTGDQNCTSPFSYKNVLKLTSDGKRFNTLVGQQHISGNLDSPEGGFDAIMQVAVCGNHIGWRNVTRLLVFSTDAGFHFAGDGKLGGIVLPNDGKCHLENNVYTMSHYYDYPSIAHLVQKLSDNNIQTIFAVTEEFQPVYQELKNLIPKSAVGTLSANSSNVINLIIDAYNSLSSEVILENSKLPEGVTIAYTSRCKNGVVSEGESGRKCSNISIGDEVMFSISVTSKGCPKQGKPEIIKIKPLGFTEEVEITLNFICECECHKDGIKNSQLCHFGNGTYECGACKCNEGRVGRQCECSSNDVATEDMDRTCRKDNGTDICSNNGDCVCGTCECKKRDNPEERYSGQFCECDNFNCDRSGNKLCGGHGRCECRVCICDTMWTGSACDCSLDNSTCMASNKQICNGRGTCECGTCKCTDPKFQGPTCETCPTCPGVCTEHKECVQCRAFGTGEKKDTCERDCSYFNLIKVKDRDKLPQPNDASYPVMHCKERDANDCWFYYTYAVNNNTEKEVHVVDTLDCPAGPDIIPIVAGVVAGIVLIGLALLLIWKLLMIIHDRREFAKFEKEKMNAKWDTGENPIYKSAVTTVVNPKYEGK from the exons atGGACTTGAAGCTGCTCTTGATATCCACATTGTTAGGAGTTTTTTGTTACAGTCATGCTCAGAAAG AGGGGAACGAGTGCATCAATGCCAATGCCAAATACTGCGGGGAGTGCATCCAGGCGGGAGCCAAATGTGGCTGGTGTAAAGACCCG AACTTCCTGAAACAGGGTGAGACTGTGTCGACCCGTTGTGACGAGCTGCAGTCTTTGATAAAAAGGGGCTGTAGTGATGCAATGATTGAGAACCCCCACGGGGAACAGAAGACCCTCAAGAACAAAACAGTGACACATCGCAAAAAGGGAGCAGAGAAACTGAGGCCAGAGGACATCACGCAGATCCAGCCCCAGAAACTCAGCCTCACCCTCCGATCTG GTGAGCCTCAAACTTTCAACCTAAAGTTCAAACGAGCGGAAGATTATCCCATCGACCTGTACTACTTGATGGATCTGTCCTACTCCATGAAGGACGATCTGGAGAACGTCAAGAACCTGGGAACAAGTCTAATGCTGGAGATGTCAAAGATCACCTCTGACTTCAGGATAG GTTTTGGTTCCTTTGTGGAAAAGACAGTCATGCCATACATCAGCACCACCCCGGCCAAGCTGCTGAACCCATGCACCGGCGACCAGAACTGCACCAGCCCGTTCAGCTACAAGAACGTGCTGAAGCTGACCAGCGATGGCAAGAGGTTCAACACCCTGGTGGGCCAGCAGCACATCTCCGGAAACCTGGACTCTCCTGAAGGGGGGTTTGATGCCATCATGCAAGTGGCTGTGTGTGGG AATCATATTGGTTGGAGGAATGTGACCCGTCTGCTTGTGTTTTCCACTGATGCTGGCTTCCACTTTGCCGGCGATGGCAAACTGGGTGGCATCGTTCTGCCCAATGATGGAAAATGTCACTTGGAGAACAATGTGTATACCATGAGCCACTACTAT GATTATCCCTCCATTGCCCACCTGGTTCAGAAGCTGAGCGACAACAACATTCAGACTATCTTTGCAGTCACAGAGGAGTTCCAGCCCGTTTACCAA gAGCTGAAAAATCTGATACCAAAGTCTGCAGTGGGAACTCTGTCTGCCAACTCAAGCAATGTGATCAACCTTATTATAGACGCTTACAAT TCTCTCTCGTCTGAGGTTATTTTGGAAAACAGCAAGCTTCCAGAGGGAGTGACCATAGCTTACACGTCCCGCTGTAAGAACGGAGTGGTTAGTGAGGGCGAAAGTGGACGCAAATGCTCCAACATCTCCATCGGAGATGAG GTCATGTTTAGCATCAGTGTGACATCTAAGGGCTGTCCGAAACAAGGCAAGCCGGAGATCATCAAGATAAAGCCCCTGGGATTCACGGAGGAGGTGGAGATCACCCTCAACTTCATTTGTGAGTGTGAATGCCACAAGGACGGTATCAAGAACAGTCAACTCTGCCACTTTGGTAACGGGACTTACGAATGTGGTGCCTGCAA GTGTAATGAAGGACGCGTGGGCAGACAGTGTGAATGCAGCAGTAACGATGTAGCCACAGAGGACATGGACAGGACCTGCCGCAAAGACAATGGCACCGACATCTGCAGCAACAACGGAGACTGCGTGTGCGGCACATGTGAGTGCAAGAAAAGGGACAACCCTGAGGAGAGGTACAGCGGCCAGTTCTGCGAGTGTGACAACTTCAACTGTGACCGCTCTGGAAACAAACTGTGTGGAG GTCATGGCCGCTGTGAGTGCAGAGTGTGTATCTGTGACACCATGTGGACCGGAAGTGCCTGTGATTGCTCTCTGGACAACAGCACATGTATGGCCAGCAACAAGCAGATCTGTAACGGCCGAGGAACATGTGAATGTGGCACTTGCAAGTGCACTGACCCCAAATTCCAGGGTCCCACCTGTGAAACTTGCCCTACCTGTCCAGGAGTATGTACTGAACACAA AGAGTGCGTCCAGTGCCGGGCATTCGGCACCGGTGAGAAGAAGGACACATGTGAGAGAGACTGCAGCTACTTCAACCTGATTAAAGTGAAGGACAGGGACAAGCTGCCCCAGCCCAACGACGCCTCTTACCCCGTGATGCACTGCAAGGAGAGGGACGCCAACGACTGCTGGTTCTACTACACCTACGCTGTCAACAACAACACGGAGAAGGAGGTCCATGTGGTGGACACGCTGG ACTGCCCCGCCGGTCCTGACATCATCCCCATTGTGGCAGGCGTGGTCGCCGGCATCGTCCTGATTGGCTTAGCCCTGCTGCTCATCTGGAAGCTGCTGATGATCATCCATGACAGAAGAGAATTCGCCAAGTTCGAGAAGGAGAAGATGAACGCCAAATGGGATACG ggTGAAAATCCCATCTACAAAAGTGCTGTCACGACTGTGGTCAATCCCAAATATGAAGGAAAATGA